One genomic region from Drosophila santomea strain STO CAGO 1482 unplaced genomic scaffold, Prin_Dsan_1.1 Segkk97_quiver_pilon_misjoin1_scaf, whole genome shotgun sequence encodes:
- the LOC120457907 gene encoding uncharacterized protein LOC120457907 translates to MQETEGSRKVTGSCEINVNNENEIEQCSERQMVSASNNESNKCLAIPMASNNDPEMQMAGNKEPQQCFGNQMMRNNVTIQDSDIQRMENELKILKLQNEIDQLKNKQQRSNDTNSSISFEILKEIVKVYDGGNNFNVWISQLLNVQKNFKVGDEMMRALIHYKVKGDAEIWLYSSTSATMDTADKMLSHLEKMFVMSKESKLSMRQKLQNCVWIKGEEFSKYYNEKWQLADNLALAEDEFLEYVIDGIHDVNLRNLAKSRSFKTGLELLEAFRNVELGYVPKPKLPEDRRAGDFQKPRGNAECYNCHSRGHLAKECRKPKRQDGACYACGLQGHVAKECNQYKKSKGGDNDYNVS, encoded by the exons ATGCAAGAAACAGAAGGTTCGAGAAAAGTAACGGGATCTTGCGAAATAAATGTTAACAACGAAAATGAGATCGAGCAATGTTCTGAGAGGCAGATGGTGAGCGCCAGCAACAATGAGTCCAACAAATGTTTAGCGATCCCGATGGCCAGCAACAATGATCCCGAGATGCAAATGGCTGGCAACAAGGAGCCACAACAATGTTTTGGAAACCAAATGATGCGGAACAATGTAACTATCCAAGACAGCGATATTCAAAGAATGGAAAATgagttgaaaatattgaagctGCAAAATGAGATCGACCAGTTAAAGAATAAACAACAACGAAGTAACGACACAAACTCAAGCATTTCTTTCGAAATTTTAAAGGAGATCGTTAAGGTATACGATGGCGGAAACAATTTCAATGTTTGGATATCTCAACTTTTGAATGTCCAGAAAAATTTCAAGGTCGGCGACGAGATGATGCGTGCGCTGATTCACTACAAAGTTAAGGGCGATGCTGAAATATGGCTGTATTCAAGCACGAGCGCTACTATGGACACAGCGGATAAAATGTTAAGCCACCTGGAGAAAATGTTCGTAATGTCCAAAGAATCAAAGTTGAGTATGCGGCAGAAGCTACAGAACTGCGTCTGGATCAAAGGTGAGGAGTTCTCCAAGTACTACAACGAGAAGTGGCAGCTGGCGGATAACTTAGCACTGGCAGAAGATGAATTTTTGGAATATGTCATTGACGGCATACACGATGTCAATCTACGCAATCTGGCTAAGTCGCGTTCGTTCAAGACCGGATTGGAGCTTCTGGAGGCATTCCGAAACGTTGAGTTGGGCTACGTTCCTAAGCCCAAGTTACCGGAAGACCGTAGAGCAGGAGATTTTCAGAAGCCACGAGGTAATGCAGAGTGCTACAATTGCCACAGTCGGGGCCACCTGGCCAAAGAGTGCCGCAAGCCTAAGAGACAAGATGGGGCTTGTTACGCATGTGGCTTGCAAGGACATGTTGCTAAGGAGTGCAACCAATACAAGAAGTCGAAGGGCGGGGACAACGATTAT AATGTCTCATAG
- the LOC120457908 gene encoding uncharacterized protein LOC120457908 → MMRALIHYKVKGDAEIWLYSSTSATMDTADKMLSHLEKMFVMSKESKLRMRQKLQNCVWIKGEEFSKYYNEKWQLADNLALAEDEFLEYVIDGIHDVNLRNLAKSRSFKTGLELLEAFRNVELGHVPKPKLPEDRRAGDFQKPRGNAECYNCHSRGHLAKECRKPKRQDGACYACGLQGHVAKECNQYKKSKGGDNDYNVS, encoded by the exons ATGATGCGTGCGCTGATTCACTACAAAGTTAAGGGCGATGCTGAAATATGGCTGTATTCAAGCACGAGCGCTACTATGGACACAGCGGATAAAATGTTAAGCCACCTGGAGAAAATGTTCGTAATGTCCAAAGAATCAAAGTTGAGAATGCGGCAGAAGCTACAGAACTGCGTCTGGATCAAAGGTGAGGAGTTCTCCAAGTACTACAACGAGAAGTGGCAGCTGGCGGATAACTTAGCACTGGCAGAAGATGAATTTTTGGAATATGTCATTGACGGCATACACGATGTCAATCTACGCAATCTGGCTAAGTCGCGTTCGTTCAAGACCGGATTGGAGCTTCTGGAGGCATTCCGAAACGTTGAGTTGGGCCACGTTCCTAAGCCCAAGTTACCGGAAGACCGTAGAGCAGGAGATTTTCAGAAGCCACGAGGTAATGCAGAGTGCTACAATTGCCACAGTCGGGGCCACCTGGCCAAAGAGTGCCGCAAGCCTAAGAGACAAGATGGGGCTTGTTACGCATGTGGCTTGCAAGGACATGTTGCTAAGGAGTGCAACCAATACAAGAAGTCGAAGGGCGGGGACAACGATTAT AATGTCTCATAG